One genomic window of Monodelphis domestica isolate mMonDom1 chromosome 1, mMonDom1.pri, whole genome shotgun sequence includes the following:
- the LOC100010397 gene encoding LOW QUALITY PROTEIN: RNA-binding protein 7-like (The sequence of the model RefSeq protein was modified relative to this genomic sequence to represent the inferred CDS: inserted 2 bases in 1 codon): protein MGAATAEVDQTXFVGNLDCKVTEELLFELFHQAGPVIKVKIPKDKDGKPKQFAFVNFKHEESVPYGMNLLNGIKLFGRPIKIQFRSGSSHASQEVSSSYSQHNLGNASPSSMPQSTSASSRYERNMDNLSSGYNASQMIQRSFSSPDNLQRQAVMINVLWQQQGSFSGKFVPQHLDQPSFTPSGQQHGHSFNLSSSSQWCPDTPVSQRKTRQNSHPYQSDRLYSCEQRYGDHGSDHHYRGNRDDSYYEDRIHDGWSHDYDSRRENSRDGKWRPSRH, encoded by the exons ATGGGCGCCGCCACTGCCGAAGTGGATCAGAC CTTTGTTGGCAACCTCGATTGTAAAGTGACAGAGGAGCTGCTCTTCGAGCTTTTCCATCAGGCAGGTCCtgtaataaaagttaaaattccAAAGGATAAAGATGGTAAACCAAAGCAGTTTGCGTTTGTGAATTTCAAACATGAAGAATCCGTTCCTTATGGAATGAATCTACTTAATGGAATAAAACTTTTTGGAAGGCCCATCAAAATTCAGTTCAGATCAGGAAGTAGTCATGCTTCTCAGGAGGTTAGTTCATCATATTCCCAGCATAATCTTGGGAATGCAAGTCCATCTAGCATGCCACAATCCACTTCAGCTTCTAGCAGATATGAAAGGAATATGGATAACTTGTCATCTGGATATAATGCTTCACAAATGATACAGAGGTCTTTCTCATCTCCAGATAATCTTCAAAGACAGGCTGTGATGATCAATGTTCTGTGGCAGCAGCAGGGATCATTCAGTGGAAAGTTTGTACCTCAGCATTTGGATCAGCCTAGTTTTACACCCTCAGGGCAGCAGCATGGtcattcatttaacctctcttcaAGCTCCCAGTGGTGCCCGGATACACCAGTGTCGCAAAGGAAAACCAGGCAGAACTCCCATCCCTACCAATCAGATAGGCTTTATAGTTGCGAGCAGCGTTATGGGGATCATGGATCTGACCATCATTatagaggaaacagagatgaTTCCTACTATGAAGATAGGATCCATGACGGTTGGAGCCATGACTATGATAGCAGAAGAGAAAACAGTAGGGATGGAAAATGGCGCCCATCCCGGCACTAA